Proteins from a single region of Haloarcula laminariae:
- the csa3 gene encoding CRISPR-associated CARF protein Csa3 encodes MRTYLAPLGFDSRRVVKPVLSEGLDESDRVILLQPANSSDQSEEAFDEVKDVLTQVVPDLKLESERLPYTDFVETTLLCADLMQAAEGETIVILGGGAREILLPLTVATFSNENHINTVLQVGDIDSSVRRLPFLNLRSNISDAEATLLANLTDLDTPLSISNIATELEKSKSTIARHVDSLESEGFIRTAKEGRTKTVEQTGSGRVFLSGRKPNDQLHDH; translated from the coding sequence ATGAGAACGTACCTCGCACCGCTCGGGTTCGACAGCAGGCGTGTTGTAAAACCGGTCTTGAGCGAAGGATTAGATGAATCGGATCGCGTTATCCTCCTTCAACCTGCGAATAGTTCTGATCAGAGTGAAGAAGCTTTTGACGAGGTGAAAGACGTTCTGACGCAGGTCGTCCCGGACCTCAAGTTGGAGTCAGAGCGACTCCCATATACCGATTTTGTCGAAACGACGCTTCTCTGCGCAGACCTCATGCAAGCAGCAGAAGGTGAAACGATAGTCATCCTCGGTGGCGGGGCGCGAGAGATTCTTCTTCCGCTAACGGTTGCTACGTTCTCAAACGAGAACCATATTAATACAGTTCTTCAAGTTGGTGATATTGACAGTAGCGTACGTCGGCTTCCATTCTTGAATCTTCGAAGTAATATCTCCGACGCTGAAGCAACGTTGCTCGCGAACCTAACAGACTTAGACACACCGTTGTCTATCAGCAATATTGCTACGGAGCTCGAGAAGTCGAAAAGCACCATTGCACGCCATGTTGATAGTCTCGAGTCAGAGGGATTTATTCGAACCGCTAAGGAGGGGCGAACGAAGACTGTAGAACAGACAGGTAGCGGACGGGTTTTCCTGAGTGGTAGAAAGCCGAATGATCAGCTACACGACCACTAA
- a CDS encoding DEAD/DEAH box helicase, with product MKDPAARAEQMQAAYRDYFIGRGGRAARSVAHRLADGESDVTGMRGPFLQALDIPNWSDRSWDTFARSAHLEPHIRRAFSEIGFERLYDFQERSIESILDGDDTVITAATGRGKTEAWLIPILNRILEAKRQEEDEGDDTSVKATLIYPTKALAQDQLKRLLQYLYLINKQLKSSQRISVGIYDGDTPRDVSESGAEGYLNSTFKHFECPGYNPELDKCQDCGGGVRVRNTGSRFKLIPEKAHCEEDEPNDVPLDFLRLTRYDILENGVDIVLTNPDTINYRLINTNAEDEHQRFIYEPEFLVFDEVHTYDGLFGSYTSTLMKRVQALRENRGVDDLQLIASSATVENDVELFQKVSGAVDVTQVSESPRELDATVPLSVPEEFTSHRLSVDRILRATGTPDDTVPGLDAFDYTLEEASSYDRDRRETLVADALFDHLTGTHDDPGVQVVQYVHQLLYDDPLTRSELHEQLAETFALDESGVETLVENVRTLGEFSGILENRSHMFSWPIDGFYACAACETVYRSPQDSCRECGFEFVTRSTYCRYCSDEHLVTWYCPECDQLESYTPTEHGSVGQDEDHVCTRCERVRDDAVQMVRVTFQPFLECQECNHRVERTTIAECSDCGSRTVRTDSETTTCINPQCGSTQTVEQACDRCEGSVFEVSSVEGRFDCPECGTTYDRPEDAPERCRECDSPLESTRYLPWVCASDNCDRIHFQDAPDQCQCGSSSFVKRGLFEIQHDQHCRSCDTAFVEEDGCGCDNPDVHQRTGSHRAYKTLDTHGRIHSMSSQGSAVPCPHPYARYEIGSRFDEMMRSPNNLAATTSQYLMRAVADDEGQQAAKLLSFADSHRDMKELSRDFSEPETETLLDQLLVRGAANDGSSSWVSFDDVLEYADESIDSLNESLEPPRVARNVEFDLKSRLKDQPRKRWDDDDALHGRLTRRALSHTYSQRLGERDDPLSEVGLLDVRFAPGLDALSGDERAIVRELVDEGNDYRVANFESPSPSREVTEVVADLVERGILTYGHSDKYVSFDPSAIEVTVAGEGDSIAFDPETERYYTTLEHQFGLDSQSAVPSNATLAELASVSHPRFTQRAHRVEYSQTRILVSEEYLGTTEKRKRRELEFLFREENYPHHLSSGPTMELGVDIGSLDALLLYGTPPNMNAYLQRVGRAGRSSHSSLVHSVSQRNPIDYYYYDHPEDLISAEPTPVPLNEHNEEVLRVSLSWAVFDFVAANFSIPWDVSRHGRSRSIDGGDTYHQRSTLEESEREDASKLTHVMSLAADTLSLGSDDSQLAVLSEVVSDHEPEIRDYLESLLEYQYCEDCERRYAADDERTTCERADCDGHIRHARAQFGHLVEDAISNFDDRYITHYQEYQESLETERVSLSERDRDLRRDQQRASADERGRIMRERRGLQERMEVLKEHLSDLGEESYFDFLRESRESKYDFSMRSVATTAGLTLVDEGYDRRNIGDQSSGRAMRMALSELHPGAAYLDNGETYTVARVRFDEKAGSDLRESVTDANIDDHLADELVCPACHSTHDLDATDCDCENDVPLKRRQLAVLDSADAYHDNLQLTSEGDEARYLHNEPNQAVQNTYAERETSILSFDTRQTYELRTDKGDVLGTLEYGDYSVLLYTDGYRTKYKSGEVDAQESHFEVCGEENCHGVIYEDDDETRRCSADPDHFPEGRGADSQFVRLGYQYETQGVRVELEDRELSHTLAHGLRVALQYLGGVNIRELSEYVGEDHVDVFESQEGGSDVARLLFEQSDGDFRAFARAVGLMDDQFDCDCDNGCPSCLYQYGCDVRNDQRSFDRDRLQAKLDGQELSIHPVDNRGVNEQLTD from the coding sequence ATGAAGGACCCCGCCGCCCGCGCGGAACAGATGCAAGCGGCCTACCGCGACTATTTCATCGGTCGCGGGGGGCGCGCCGCTCGCAGCGTAGCGCACCGGTTAGCCGACGGTGAGAGCGATGTCACAGGAATGCGTGGGCCGTTCCTGCAAGCGCTTGATATCCCGAACTGGAGTGACCGTTCGTGGGATACCTTCGCCAGGTCGGCGCATCTGGAACCCCACATCCGACGAGCGTTCTCGGAGATCGGGTTCGAGAGGCTTTACGACTTCCAGGAGCGGAGTATCGAGTCGATACTCGACGGTGACGACACGGTAATCACTGCCGCGACGGGGCGGGGGAAGACTGAGGCGTGGCTCATTCCGATTCTCAACCGGATCCTCGAAGCGAAGCGTCAGGAAGAGGATGAGGGAGACGACACGAGCGTCAAGGCAACGCTCATCTACCCGACGAAGGCCCTGGCGCAAGACCAGTTGAAGCGCCTCCTTCAGTACCTCTACCTCATCAATAAGCAGCTGAAGTCGTCGCAACGCATCTCAGTTGGTATCTACGACGGGGACACGCCCCGCGACGTGAGCGAGTCCGGTGCGGAGGGCTACCTCAATTCCACGTTCAAGCACTTCGAATGTCCGGGGTACAATCCCGAACTCGACAAGTGCCAGGACTGCGGTGGTGGTGTTCGCGTCAGAAACACCGGCTCCCGATTCAAACTTATCCCGGAGAAAGCCCACTGTGAAGAAGACGAGCCGAACGATGTGCCGTTGGACTTCCTTCGGCTGACTAGGTACGACATCCTCGAAAACGGCGTTGACATCGTCCTCACGAACCCCGACACGATCAACTACCGACTCATCAACACCAACGCTGAGGACGAACACCAGCGGTTCATCTACGAACCCGAGTTCCTCGTGTTCGACGAGGTTCACACGTACGACGGCTTGTTCGGGAGTTACACATCGACGTTGATGAAGCGCGTACAGGCGCTGCGAGAGAACCGGGGCGTCGACGACCTGCAACTCATCGCGAGCAGCGCAACCGTCGAGAACGACGTCGAGCTCTTCCAGAAAGTCAGCGGCGCCGTTGACGTCACACAAGTAAGCGAGTCGCCTCGCGAACTCGACGCCACGGTGCCATTATCTGTCCCAGAAGAGTTTACGTCACACCGTCTGTCCGTCGACCGCATTCTGCGTGCGACGGGAACGCCCGACGACACTGTTCCGGGGTTAGACGCATTCGATTACACGCTTGAGGAGGCATCGAGTTACGACCGCGATCGCCGGGAGACACTGGTCGCCGATGCCCTCTTCGACCATCTGACTGGAACTCACGACGACCCCGGCGTGCAGGTGGTACAGTACGTCCACCAATTGCTCTACGACGACCCGCTGACCCGCTCGGAACTGCACGAGCAGTTGGCCGAGACCTTCGCCCTCGATGAGTCCGGTGTCGAGACGCTGGTGGAGAACGTCCGCACGCTCGGTGAGTTCTCTGGAATTCTGGAGAACCGCAGTCACATGTTCTCCTGGCCGATCGACGGGTTCTACGCGTGTGCAGCGTGCGAAACCGTCTATCGCTCACCGCAGGATTCCTGCCGGGAGTGCGGATTCGAGTTCGTCACTCGCTCCACGTACTGTCGCTATTGCAGCGACGAACACCTCGTCACCTGGTACTGCCCCGAGTGCGACCAACTGGAGTCGTACACGCCCACCGAACACGGATCGGTCGGACAAGACGAGGACCACGTTTGTACTCGGTGTGAGAGGGTTCGCGACGATGCGGTACAGATGGTTCGTGTCACGTTCCAGCCTTTCCTGGAGTGCCAGGAATGCAACCATCGGGTGGAACGGACCACCATCGCTGAGTGTTCCGACTGCGGGTCCCGTACTGTCAGGACCGATTCCGAGACGACCACCTGTATCAATCCACAGTGTGGGAGTACCCAAACAGTCGAACAGGCCTGTGATCGGTGTGAGGGCTCTGTGTTCGAGGTTTCCAGCGTCGAAGGACGATTCGATTGCCCCGAATGTGGCACTACGTACGACCGGCCCGAAGATGCTCCCGAGCGTTGTCGCGAGTGTGACTCACCACTCGAGTCGACACGATACCTACCGTGGGTGTGTGCGAGCGACAACTGCGACCGAATCCACTTCCAAGACGCTCCCGACCAGTGTCAGTGTGGATCGTCGTCGTTCGTGAAACGGGGGCTGTTCGAGATCCAGCACGACCAGCACTGCCGGTCGTGTGACACCGCATTCGTTGAGGAAGACGGATGCGGCTGCGACAACCCGGACGTCCACCAGAGAACGGGGTCTCATCGAGCGTACAAAACGCTCGACACACACGGGAGAATCCATTCGATGAGCTCTCAAGGATCGGCAGTTCCGTGCCCACACCCGTACGCTCGCTACGAAATTGGAAGTCGGTTCGACGAGATGATGCGCAGCCCGAACAACCTGGCGGCGACGACATCACAGTACCTGATGCGTGCGGTCGCTGACGACGAGGGACAACAAGCTGCTAAACTCCTCTCGTTCGCGGACTCCCACCGCGACATGAAGGAACTCAGTAGGGACTTCTCCGAGCCCGAGACCGAGACGCTACTGGACCAACTGCTCGTCCGTGGTGCAGCGAACGACGGTTCGTCCTCGTGGGTATCATTCGACGATGTCCTCGAGTACGCCGACGAATCCATTGATAGCCTCAACGAGTCGCTTGAACCGCCACGAGTGGCTAGGAACGTCGAATTCGATCTGAAATCGCGTCTCAAGGACCAACCTCGTAAGCGGTGGGACGACGATGATGCGCTGCACGGCCGGCTCACACGGCGTGCACTATCGCACACTTACAGTCAGCGTCTCGGGGAACGTGACGACCCCCTCTCGGAAGTCGGTCTACTCGACGTACGGTTCGCTCCCGGGCTGGATGCCCTTTCTGGTGACGAACGGGCAATTGTCCGCGAACTCGTCGACGAGGGGAACGATTACCGTGTGGCGAACTTCGAAAGTCCCAGCCCGAGTAGAGAGGTCACTGAGGTGGTTGCCGATCTCGTCGAACGGGGTATTCTCACGTACGGCCACTCCGACAAGTACGTCTCGTTCGACCCGTCTGCGATCGAAGTCACCGTTGCTGGTGAGGGGGACAGCATCGCTTTCGATCCCGAAACAGAGCGGTACTACACGACACTCGAGCACCAATTCGGCCTCGATAGTCAATCGGCAGTTCCGTCGAACGCGACCCTGGCGGAGCTCGCTTCCGTGTCGCATCCGCGCTTCACACAGCGTGCCCACCGGGTAGAATACTCACAGACCCGCATCTTGGTTTCCGAGGAGTATCTCGGGACGACAGAGAAGCGAAAGCGCCGCGAACTCGAGTTCCTCTTCCGCGAAGAGAACTATCCACACCACCTCTCGTCCGGGCCGACGATGGAACTCGGCGTCGACATCGGCTCGCTCGACGCGCTGTTGCTGTACGGGACGCCACCCAACATGAACGCGTACCTCCAGCGTGTCGGGCGTGCTGGGCGTAGCTCTCACTCGTCGCTGGTTCATTCTGTGAGCCAGCGCAATCCGATTGACTACTACTACTACGACCATCCAGAGGATCTCATCTCGGCCGAACCGACGCCGGTGCCACTCAACGAGCACAACGAAGAGGTCCTACGCGTCTCGCTTTCGTGGGCCGTCTTCGACTTTGTGGCAGCCAACTTCTCGATCCCGTGGGACGTCAGCCGCCACGGTCGTTCCCGCTCGATCGACGGTGGCGACACCTACCACCAGCGAAGCACACTCGAGGAGAGTGAACGAGAGGACGCGAGCAAGCTGACTCACGTTATGTCACTCGCCGCTGACACGCTATCACTCGGGAGCGATGATTCACAACTCGCGGTACTGAGCGAAGTGGTGTCCGACCACGAGCCAGAGATCAGGGACTACCTCGAGTCGCTGCTAGAGTACCAGTATTGCGAGGACTGTGAGCGCCGGTACGCGGCCGACGACGAACGAACCACCTGCGAGCGAGCGGACTGCGACGGCCACATCCGACACGCGAGAGCGCAGTTCGGGCACCTCGTCGAGGACGCAATCTCGAACTTCGACGACCGATACATCACGCACTATCAGGAGTATCAGGAGTCGCTGGAGACTGAGCGCGTATCGCTCTCCGAACGAGACCGCGACCTACGGCGCGACCAGCAGCGTGCGAGTGCGGACGAGCGCGGTCGCATTATGCGTGAGCGCCGCGGGCTCCAGGAACGCATGGAAGTCCTCAAAGAGCACCTCTCCGACTTGGGCGAAGAGAGTTACTTCGATTTCCTCCGGGAGTCCCGCGAGAGCAAGTACGATTTCTCGATGCGAAGTGTCGCCACCACTGCTGGTCTAACGCTGGTCGATGAGGGGTACGACCGACGCAACATCGGAGACCAATCGAGCGGTAGGGCGATGCGGATGGCGCTATCTGAGCTTCACCCAGGTGCGGCGTACCTCGACAACGGTGAGACCTACACTGTCGCCCGGGTTCGTTTCGACGAAAAGGCGGGTTCTGACTTACGAGAATCCGTCACCGATGCGAACATCGACGACCACCTCGCGGATGAACTTGTCTGCCCGGCGTGCCATTCAACTCACGATCTTGATGCGACCGACTGTGACTGTGAGAACGATGTACCGTTGAAACGACGCCAACTCGCCGTTCTCGATTCTGCCGACGCGTATCACGACAATCTCCAACTGACTTCTGAGGGCGATGAGGCGCGTTACCTGCACAACGAACCCAATCAGGCAGTGCAGAACACCTACGCCGAACGCGAGACCTCGATCCTCTCGTTCGATACCAGACAGACGTACGAGCTACGAACAGACAAAGGAGACGTACTTGGAACGCTCGAATACGGTGATTACTCAGTCCTCTTGTACACAGATGGATATCGTACGAAGTACAAATCGGGCGAGGTCGACGCACAAGAGTCACATTTCGAAGTCTGCGGCGAGGAGAACTGTCACGGCGTAATCTACGAGGACGACGATGAGACACGTCGGTGTAGTGCAGACCCCGATCATTTCCCCGAAGGGAGAGGAGCAGACTCGCAATTCGTCAGACTTGGCTACCAATACGAGACGCAGGGTGTACGCGTCGAACTGGAGGACCGCGAACTATCCCACACACTGGCGCACGGCCTCCGGGTCGCTCTCCAGTACCTCGGCGGCGTCAACATCCGTGAGCTCTCCGAGTACGTCGGAGAAGATCACGTCGATGTCTTCGAGTCGCAAGAGGGTGGATCGGACGTCGCACGACTGCTCTTCGAGCAGTCCGACGGCGACTTCCGCGCCTTCGCCCGAGCAGTCGGTCTTATGGATGACCAGTTCGACTGCGACTGTGACAATGGCTGTCCGTCCTGTCTGTACCAGTACGGGTGCGATGTCCGGAACGACCAGCGGTCCTTCGACCGCGACCGCCTCCAGGCCAAGTTGGACGGACAGGAGTTGTCGATTCATCCAGTCGACAACCGAGGCGTGAACGAACAGTTGACTGACTAA